DNA from Brachionichthys hirsutus isolate HB-005 chromosome 3, CSIRO-AGI_Bhir_v1, whole genome shotgun sequence:
GCAAAACAATACTCTTAACAAATTCAGTCTCACAAAGTATTCGTTGAAATGAGAACAACTCGATGTGGTccatttggaaaaaaaatctttaatcaTTCTTTTAATTTCAGCACGTCGGACTCTCCACACATTTTATCCTTGTAATGATTCTCCCTTGTATGaattctcatgtggcgagtcaagttctttttctgtctgaaatgtttcccacatgtttcacaatcaTAAGGACTCTCATCAgagtggattctcatgtggctagtcaaataatatttaagtctgaattgtttcccacatgttttacaatcatAAGGCTTCTCAACTgagtgggttctcatgtgcccAATCAAGGTAcgtttctgtctgaaatgtttcccgcATGTTTCACAATCATAAGGCCTCtcatcagtgtggattctcatgtggctAGTCAAATAATATTTAAGTGTAAATTGTTTCCCACACGTTTTACAATCATAAGGCTTCTCAACTgagtggattctcatgtgcccAGTCAAAGTAcgtttctgtctgaaatgtttcccgcATGTTTCACAAgcataaggcttctcaccagtgtggattatCATGTGTGTATTCAAGGTAAATTTAAGTCTGAATTGtatcccacatgttttacattcatagggcttctctcctgtgtggattctcatgtgtgtattcaaattatatttttggttgaattgtttcccacatgtttcacattcaAAACGCTTCTCACCAGAGTGGATTATAATGTGGTTATTCAAGTGACATTTAAGTCTGAAttctttcccacatgttttacatttaaaaggcttctcaccagtgtggattctcatgtggttATTCCAGCTAAATTTAAGTCTGAAttctttcccacatgttttacaattataaggcttctcacctgtgtggattctcatgtggttAGCAAAGTTaattttctgcctgaaatgtttcccacatgttttacattcataaggTTTCTCATCAGTGTGGATTTTTCTCATGTGGAATTTTAAGCTTGTGCGTGTTGTGTAACCCttgttacataatgtacaaacatatggcttcttACTTGCGTTATTTCTTCCCTGGGATTGAAGCTGGGGCTCAATCTCAACATCTTCTCTGCTCGttccacctccctcatcatggctgacagatacgtgagagctgttagagatcagcaggtcaatgtctgctgctccaaccacagagCTTATAATCGGCATGTTGACGACAGACTCTCCACACATTTTACCCCTGTAAGGATTCTTCCTTGTATGAATTATCATGTGGCCAGTCAAGGTCTTTTTCtgtctgaattgtttcccacatattTTACAACCATAAGGCCTCCCATCAGTGTGGCTTTTCATGTGTCCAGCCAATATATgtttctctctgaaatgtttcccacatgtttcacaagcataaggcttctcaccagaGTGGATACTCATGTGTGTATTCAAGCTAAATTTAagtctgaattgtttcccacatgtttcacattcatagggcttctctcctgtgtggattctcatgtgtgtATTCAAGCTAAATTTAAATCTGAATTTCTTTCCACATGTTGTACAATCATAAGGCCTCTCATCAGTGTGGAATCTCATGTGTGTATTCAAGCTAAATTTAagtctgaattgtttcccacatattTTACAACCATAAGGCGTCTcgccagtgtggattctcatgtgatcaATAAAGTTACCTTTCtgtctgaattgtttcccacatgtttcacattcgtagggcttctcaccagtgtggattctcatgtggactttccaGCTCCTGCGTGTTGTGTAACTCttgttacataatgtacaaacatatggcttcttACTTGCATTATTTCTTCCCTGGGATTGAAGCTCAATCTCAACATCTTCTCTGCTCGttccacctccctcatcatggctgacagatacgtgagagctgttagagatcagcagctcaatgtctgctgctccaaccacagagaTTATGATCGGCATGTTGACGAcagactctgtctctgctgcaccatcttcatcttcatcttcatcttcatctttcatgtcCAGAGTCTGATCTTCACTCTGGTCATTCTCCTCATGAGTTGGAGTCAGCATGACGACAtgagtctcctccttcagtacaagctgctctccctcctgactggtgaggagttcctccggttcctctttcaggtgaggaagctctgggtcctcctgcttcatgctggacttcacctcctggttccagagctgctggtcagcagggacctcctcctcctcctccttacagacatgacGCTGTGGGTGATCTGGAGGtacagagaacaagaggagtGTGACGCTACTGTGATGACAAAGACGtcgatgataatgatgatgcatatatttattagatagaatgttagagcagtacaagtatagtcaaacagtagtatgtattacagtacaagtacagtcaaacaatagtatgtattatagtacaaataaagtcaaacatcctgtctaagaggagcatttcaaaaaagcccctgcggtcttgtttccgttgaaagtccttaaaatatatatacgaGGAAAAGAGTTGCCGTTTgacaaaatatgaataaattgaCGGTCAAATCTTCCGTTTTATTAATGTATAATGACTTTTTGTTTACCTATCCTGTGTAACTTCAATTCGGGCCTACGGCTCCGATCCAGCAGTCCTTGTTGACGATCTATCTCCTCTTCGTCCTTGGAGGCAGTTTTTTCAAACTTTCCAAAAACATCCTCCTCCGGAGCTGTTAGTcgctttttaactacatttcccaaaatgtcaaatgaagacatttttgttagCTGAACGAAATacttgagaaacaaataaaataccgaCTTTCACTGATTTCACGTGCGCAGAGAGCTAACGCTACAAAAAGCatttgttgacttccggttgtttCCCCCacacatcagcagcatttaGTAGCTTTTTAACAGAAAATTTACgaaacaaatacaacatcaaCTATCGCCGATTTCACGCACGTGAAAATCTAGCGCGACGAAAACGTATCCGTTGACTTCCGGTTGTCGTTCCAACCCAGAAAAACCGCCGACGAGGAAATCGTCCAAGCTTTTTTTATTCCGCTGTAGCTGATGGCGTGGCATCAAAATTGGAGAGTTTAAAATGAAGAGAAAGGAATAATTAGCTTCCATTTATTCCACCcggaactaaaaataaatttggggaaaacataaaaatgacaaaaataggataaaaaatattataaatcaaaccgcaggaaataaacattcactCGTTCATTTTCTGCAACCACTTATACTGTGGAAGGGGACCAATAATATAGAGGTATAGATGATCATTTGAAAATCTggttttcttctccttcagggAGCTGAATCAGAAGAACCTCATTGTAAGAATGAGAAAGATGGGTGGCTTCGTTATAAATATGGCCACATGAACAAATATCCCCCTGGTCGATGAAGACAAAACTCCACATCACATTTTTGAAAGAACGCATTACTGTAATACTTCTCATTCTCATCACTGAAAATTTCATTCAAATACCGTGATCAAATTGACCTCAAACTCACAAGGATCCCCTCAGATTACTTATTCATCTATTGATGAACCTTTCATGTCTTATTTTACCATATTTGCTTATTTTATTGTATGACGTTTAGTTTGGCCATgaaacaaaataacacaaacatcATCTGTACAGTACCGTATATTGCAGATGCaatgctctctccctctctcgatTGCCCTCTCATTTACTAAATGCATTCTCTCTTTTTGAgctgttaaaatgaaaagaattgTAACGCTGCCCGGCCGAAGAAAAAATACATCAGCTCAAATCAaagctaataacaatggaaaacgtttttaattgctatatagacacaGACACAATGACATAAATGATTCAGTATTACTGTGATAGAAAATGTgagttttattatgagttttacctttgagACGATAGCAGCTAACAGCGGTGAGCccgtgcatggggggggggggtaatagcATCTTACAGGTACACTTGCATAAACTTAAGACATGATAGTTAATCCTTTGGAAGGCtgtgtgttcttgatagcatcatTCTCTTCGAGGATTGTACTTAttgtcgatgtactccgctcgtactagCGTGCCAAATctcttacggacaccacggtcaggttgatcaataatttcatgcttcatctccatcttcatcatcgtgcatcttttcttctcactgccattcTCACCACTCACCTTttttggacccatcactgataaggaatactcacagataagAGCCAAAATCACGTAAAtgatggaaacacaacacgggagACTCGCAGGATGCGAGTACGGAAGGTGGCGACGACCTGAACCGAACGAGTGAAGCTCGCTTGGAGCTCGGCCGTTTGGCACCAGCATCTGGAAAGTTGCTcatatctcaaatttatgctcgtctgatgatgatgatgaatatatttattagatagaatgttagagtacaagtacagtcatacagtagaatgtattacagtacaaataaagtcaaacatcctgtctaagaagagcatttcaaaaaagcccttgcggtcttgtttccgttgaaagtccttagtacataaatcatcgacatttaacaatagaaataaaaataaaaccaatattaaattactcaattgatgcaaaataacattagaaaaataaaaataattttacaccacagatgcaaaatgacaataaattacaaagacacttaatatgtgcaacgtaggtggacaaaaaagggtgtgtgtgtgtgggggagagagtcgtgatgactgtctccgtttctgtccccctaaaaggtgtatttttagggcagTTTTGAAGGAGgtcaaagaggtgcatgttttaagggcaggagtcaaaccgttccacccttgggtggccgtattgtaaaaagatgatttacccatgttggtcctgtaagagggggtaatcaggttgttgtttgagctccctctagtgttgtggctgtgggtgtcactaaatctttggaggtgttccttcaggtatgcagggattgaggggactgagggcagagctgcattgactattttaaatgccaatcccattttcagttgtttaaccctgtcttctaccctgagccattttaggctagaaaaatgtccaggaagaaggtgggtcatgggccccagattgaggagtagccaaatgagtttgttttgggaagtttggagcttgggaagtctcaaagcaaaaatattgctcgcaggtttTCTCatatctcggaacactcgtatgtcaaagtgCTCGTAAGTCGAGGTGTTACTGTGTATTCATTCAGAATGATAGTAATGAATAAAATACTCAACACTGTGTAACAGTCAAATAGCGACCTGTACCTTTAAGGAGGCGTTGCCTCTTATGACGTCTCCAGGcatgttgtcatggttacccTATGTTTTTCCGCTCTTCAAGCTGGTCGATCtaactttaaatacaaatgttttctgttacttATTAATATTCGGTGGTGGTTTGAGTGCTGGCAActattatttcatgtttgaaatgttaCTCGCCGTACAACCGGGCTTGGTAAGGTTGGAGTTATTTTAATAAAAGACGAGCAGTTCGTGAAATCCCAGTAAAAGTCTGGCTGTGAGTTTCTGCGTCGCCTTTTTCTCTTCACGGCTTCAACCGAGCGACACGCACTCAAAACCATTACAATTGTAATTATTCATAGCAATTAATTCTACATAACAGACTTCTGAAGGCAAAACAATACTCTTAACAAATTCAGTCTCACAAAGTATTCGTTGAAATGAGAACAACTCGATGTGGtccatttggaaaaaaaaatctttaatcattttttaaatttcagcACGTCGGACTCTCCACACATTTTATCCTTGTAATGATTCTCCCTTGTATGAATTCTCATGTGGCAAGTCAAGTACtttttcagtctgaaatgtttcccgcATGTTTCACAATCATAAGGACTCTCATCAgagtggattctcatgtggctAGTCAAATAATATTTAAGTCTGAatcgtttcccacatgttttacattcatagggctttTCTCCTGTGTGGACTCTCATGTGTGTATTCAAGTGATATTTAAATCTGAATTTCTTTCCACATGTTGTACAATCATAAGGCCTCTCATCAGTGTGGAATCTCATGTGTGTATTCAAGCTAAATTTAagtctgaattgtttcccacatattTTACAACCATAAGGCGTCTcgccagtgtggattctcatgtgatcaATAAAGTTACCTTTCtgtctgaattgtttcccacatgttttacattcgtAGGGCTTCTCActagtgtggattctcatgtggactttccaGCTCCTGCGTGTTGTGTAACTCttgttacataatgtacaaacatatgGCTTCTCACTTGCATTATTTCTTCCCTGGGACTGAAGCTGGGGCTCAATCTCAACATCTTTTCTGCTCGttccacctccctcatcatggctgacagatacgtgagagctgttagagatcagcaggtcaatgtctgctgctccaaccacagagcttataatcggcatgttgacgacagactctgtctctgctgcaccatcttcatcttcatcttcatctttcatgtccagagtctgatcttcactctggtcattttcctcatgagttgGAGTCAGCATGACGACAtcagtctcctccttcagtacaagctgctctccctcctgactggtgaggagttcctccggttcctctttcaggtgaggaagctctgggtcctcttgcttcatgctggacttcacctcctggttccagagctgctggtcagcagggacctcctcctcctccttacagccATGACGCTGTGGGTGATCTGGAGGtacagagaacaagaggagtGTGACGCTACTGTGATGACAAAGACGtcgatgataatgatgatgcatatatttgttagatagaatgttagagcagtacaagtacagtcaaacaatagtatgtattacagtacaagtacagtcaaacaatagtatgtattatagtacaaataaagtcaaacatcctgtctaagaggagcatttcaaaaaagcccttgcggtcttgtttctgttgaaagtccttaaaatATACGAGGAAAAGAGTTACCGTTTgacaaaatatgaataaattgaCGGTCAAATCTTCCGTTTTATTAATGTATAATGACTTTTTGTTTACCTATCCTGTGTAACTTCAATTCGGGCCTACGGCTCCGATCCAGCAGTCCTTGTTGACGATTTATCTCTTCTTCGTCCTTGGAGGCGGTTTTTTCAAACTTTCCAAAAACATCCTCCTCCGGAGCTGTTAGTcgctttttaactacatttcccaaaatgtcaaatgaagacatttttgataACTGAACGAAATACTTGAGAAACAAAT
Protein-coding regions in this window:
- the LOC137913770 gene encoding zinc finger protein 234-like gives rise to the protein MLTPTHEENDQSEDQTLDMKDEDEDEDEDGAAETESVVNMPIIISVVGAADIELLISNSSHVSVSHDEGGGTSREDVEIELQSQGRNNASKKPYVCTLCNKSYTTRRSWKVHMRIHTGENLNTHMRFHTDERPYDCTTCGKKFRFKFSLNTHMRIHTGEKPYECETCGKQFRLKFSLNTHMSIHSGEKPYACETCGKHFREKHILAGHRKIHTDEKPYECKTCGKHFRQKINFANHMRIHTGEKPYNCKTCGKEFRLKFSWNNHMRIHTGEKPFKCKTCGKEFRLKCHLNNHIIIHSGEKRFECETCGKQFNQKYNLNTHMRIHTGEKPYECKTCGIQFRLKFTLNTHMIIHTGEKPYACETCGKHFRQKRTLTGHMRIHSKRTLIGHMRTHSVEKPYDCKTCGKQFRLKYYLTSHMRIHSDESPYDCETCGKHFRQKKNLTRHMRIHTRENHYKDKMCGESDVLKLKE
- the LOC137913780 gene encoding gastrula zinc finger protein XlCGF8.2DB-like, which produces MQSLSRYAKFFDFVRLKADLIGLSQTVRKECKTPRQLLGIWAQNDLMKTVPEATKLLQLAFTIPATTASVERSSSALKRLRAHDEGGGTSRKDVEIEPQLQSQGRNNASEKPYVCTLCNKSYTTRRSWKVHMRIHTSEKPYECKTCGKQFRQKGNFIDHMRIHTGETPYGCKICGKQFRLKFSLNTHMRFHTDERPYDCTTCGKKFRFKYHLNTHMRVHTGEKPYECKTCGKRFRLKYYLTSHMRIHSDESPYDCETCGKHFRLKKYLTCHMRIHTRENHYKDKMCGESDVLKFKK